The Lolium rigidum isolate FL_2022 chromosome 1, APGP_CSIRO_Lrig_0.1, whole genome shotgun sequence region GCCCGCATCGTTTTCTCGCCACACCGGCGACCCCACTGCCCCCTGTAGATTGGGTTCGGCTTTGGGGCGCCGAACGGAGAATTAGGCCACTCTGGCGGGAAAAACAAATATAAGAGCCGGAGCATTCGTTTCACCGACGCCCCCAATCAGGGGAGCGCCTACTCTCCGCCTTAAGCgggagcgacggttcgctccgccTCAAGAGTTTTCTTCTGGGTCGCTCGGCCCAACAAAATGTACTGCTTCTCTCTTCTTTTTCTCCTTTCAATTTAGatttataaaatgttcaaatctaaaaatgtttaaatttcaaattttttggataaaaaagttcaaatttaaaatattcgaatctaaaaaagttcaaacttcaaaagtgttcaaattaaaaatgttcagattaaaaaatgtttgaatctaaaaaattcaaatctcaaaAGGTTCAAaaaatttttttcaaatttaatcagaacatttttttaattcgaagaagttcaaatctgaaaatgttcaaacataaaaatttttcagatcaaaaaatgttcaaatttaaaaacagttcaaatttttaaaaaagtTCGAATCTAAAATACTACGAAATTGAAAATGTACAAAAATCGAAAACGtccaaattttaaatttaaaaaaacgaCCCCCAAAACCACAAACCAGAGAGAAAAAACCAGTAAAActttaaaaaaccaaaaaaaaaaagaggaagcaACTGAGCCCTCTGTTGATAGATAACAGCGACTAGGACCTTTCCTGGGCCAGGCCGATATACGAGGGGGTATGCGGAGAATAGGGCTCTCCCCCAATCAGCTATTGGGGCTTTGGGCGtgggcgagtggagatgctcttatcgggCCTGATAGACGGACCGTGTCGGGAATATACACAATGTCCGAATCCGGGCCAGGTTCGTCAGGGTTCAGCGCTACATAGCCCAGGCCCAGCCCCAACTTCTCCCGTTCGTCGGTTTCCGCTTCGCCGCCAACGAGGGTTTCGCGTTCGCCGAACCGCCGCCGACGAGATGCTGGAGGAGCTGCTCATCTTCACGCGCGGCGGCCTGATCCTGTGGTCGctggccggcggcgccgccgcgctcaaGGGCTCCCCGGTGGACGCCCTCGTGCGGTCCTTCCTCCTCGACGGCCGCTCCTGCGGCCCCGGCGCCGCCGCGGGGTTCGCGCACGGCCCGCACGCGCTCCGGTGGGCCTTCAACAACGCGCTCGGGCTCGTCTTTGTCGCCGTCTACCGCAAGGTGCTCCACCTCCTCTACGTCGacgacctcctcgccgccgtcgccgccgagttCGCGCGGATCTACCGCCCGCGCCGCGCGTCCTACCACGGGTTCGGGGAGCGGTTCCGGCAGCTCCATCTCGAGGCCGAGGCGCGCGCGTCCCGTCCGTCCTCCGTCCCCGTGAAACCTGGCCCAGCTCCGTCTGATGGCCTTCTCCCGCcccatggtggtggcggtggtggcgagaGTGAGACTGCGGGTGACGAGTCTGGGAAGGATGGCTCCGATGGCGAGCAGGAGGAGCACAACTCGGTGGATGGTAGCCTCAAGGTTGTGAAAGGGGAAGAGGAAGTAGCTCCCAGCAACAATGCTGCTTTTGACATGAGTAAGTTGCAACTTATTTTCCGACCACACCATAAAATCAAGCCGAATAAACCCGCACCCAGGGATAAGAAACCAGTGACAACCGATAAGAGGAGGAGGATTCCGGATAACGTGCCTTCGGCCAAGGATTTGGATTTTTCAAACCCAGCTGACGCCAGAGGAGCTCCGGCGATGGACCAGGCGGCGGTCAACCAGGGGAAGAGCGGGATGGACCAGGATGAAACCACGAGGAGCAGCACAGTGAAGAGTGGGTGGTTCACCTCAATGTTCCGGAGCATCCCAGGCGGCAACGCGTCCCTGGAGATGTCTGACCTGCAACCTGCGCTCAAAGCTCTGAAGGATCGGCTGATGACCAAGAACGTGGCGGAGGAGATCGCGGAGAAGCTCTGTGAATCAGTTGCAGCTAGCCTTGTAGGCAAGCAGCTCGGCTCCTTCACGCGGGTTTCCTCCTCTGTTCAGGCAGCTATGGAAGATGCGCTCGTTAGGATATTGACCCCGAGGCGATCCATCGACGTGCTGAGAGACGTGCATGCTGCCAAGCAGCGCGGCGCGCCGtacgtcatcgtcttcgtcggggTGAATGGGGTTGGGAAATCAACCAACCTCGCAAAGGTTGCTTATTGGCTTCGTCAGCATGACCTCAGTGTCATGCTGGCAGCGTGCGACACCTTCAGGTCTGGTGCTGTTGAGCAGCTGCGGACTCATGCCCGCAGGCTTCAGATTCCTATTTTTGAGAAAGGATATGAAAGGGATCCAGCTGTAGTGGCCAAGGGTGCGATTCAGGAAGCCGCTCGGAACAAAACAGATGTTGTTCTTGTTGACACCGCTGGGCGTATGCAGGACAATGAGCCACTCATGAGAGCGCTCTCGAAGCTCATCAACCTCAATAATCCGGACCTGGTTTTGTTTGTTGGAGAGGCGCTGGTGGGGAATGACGCTGTTGATCAGCTCACTAAGTTTAGTCAGAAGCTGACAGATCTTTCCACTGCTCCAACTGCTAGATCGATTGATGGCATCCTGCTCACCAAGTTTGACACCATTGATGACAAGGTTGGAGCAGCTCTTTCTATGGTGTATGTATCTGGAGCTCCTGTCATGTTTGTTGGCTGTGGTCAGTCGTACACCGACCTCAAGAAACTCAATGTGAAATCCATCATCAACACCCTTCTGGAGTGAACTCCAATAGGCGCTGCTTTACTGAATAAGAATACCTTGCTCTATTTATAAACCTCCTACGACATTCTGGTCACGTTGGATGTTGATCATGTTGGATGCTGATAGTTATGCTTTCTGTAAGATTTATTTTTTTGTGTTGCTTCTAAGAATTTTCCATTCATGTTCGTCAGGTTCGTTTTTTTACTTGCTAGTTAGATTACATGCAACAATAGTGGCAGTGCTAGTTAATTCTTGGCTACTTGATGTTTGGTGCAAGAAGATAGTACAGCTTCGTGTGAACTTTTCATGTATGTTCAGGCCTAGTtacattctttcttttttatatgaAGTGCTaatatattattttcatttttgcaATCTTCTTTTTCTGTGATTTTTGTACATTACTATTCAATCAAACTCTCAGTTGCTTGTGTTacttaaaatttaaattttgcaCCCAGTGTTGATATGACCAGTCGCATATTCATtacacaacaacaacatcaaagccttttcccAAGCAAGTTAGGCAGGCTTGATATGAGACCCAGCGGAAACAAAAAGAAACCAATAAAAAAGGAGAGCAAAATAGACAAAGAATGAGTAGACAAAGATTCTGCCACATGGATTGCTGATCTTCCTGTAGTCCTATCAAGAGCCAAATCTCTAGGAACATTCCAACCACTTGAAGTTCCTTTTTACCGCCTCTGTCTATGTCAACTTTGGTCGCCTTCTGCCCCTCCTACTTTTTTCTATATCCTTTAGAATACCACTATTAAATTGGTGCTTGGATATGCCCAAACCACCTTAGTTAGCGTTGAAAGAGTAAATTAATAACCTTTTCCTTACTTTCATGAGCATTGCATAAGGTTTTAACTTAAATCTCTTGTACACCAGAGTTAAAAAGAGATAATCAACATCTGGCGCTAGAGTTAATTAAGTCAGTAAAAGGCATGTTTTGCCTTTGACCACAATGTTGGCTTTTGATAGACCAAATATTTTCTTAATTTCTAGATGATCGACTATGCATTTATGCTTGACGAGATCATAAACTATGTGCAAAAAACGCCCACTGAAACTTGTTGAATGCCATGTCAATAATCAACAAATGAAATTCTGATCAATTTTTGGTGCTTCTTGCTTCATTTTCGGTCTATGAAGCATGCAGTGGTGAATCCAGTTTACTTTATTTCCCAACCTCATCTGTGCAGACTAAATTATCTCCTACCGAACTGAACATGTCTCATATATGATGTAGAAAATGAATTAATTTTCTACTATATAAATATAATACAGATGTTGCAAGATGGTAGCCCTCCTTACAGGTTTGATTACACTGCCAGTTTTGTCAGCTTGCTTGGTGCGAGCTTGTATGTGTAACTGCGTTGAGGATACTCTCAGATTGCAGCACATTGTGGCGGTTTCGGATGTTTCTAAAGTTTCTCGATGCTGCCATATCACTGATTTTCCATGGTGGGAAATGAAATTAGGTGCACAGCTAGCTGTGGGTGTGTGCCCCGGGACCGTGCTATAACTCAGGCTCTGTTCTTCTGGTTATTTGTTCATCATATTCTCAGATTATTGTAAATTTGGGCTAAGGGAACTGTTTGGCCTTGGAATCTCTGTAGAAAGTAGCTTACAATGAGTACACGAATTAGTTGAAAATCAGATACAATGTTAATAAATAATAattatgtttttgttttgttctgaTGGAGCAAAATAAGGTTCCAGTTTATGTACGCAAAACTTGCCTGCAAGGCTTGCATGATCCGTGCAGCTGAATAACTGATCGTGTTgtttgcagttttttttttttactacaaAGTGTCCCATGCAAGAAATAATGCTTCCCTGCCCCACTATTCTTTCTTGGGTGAACTATACACAGTGCTATTAAAAGTACTTTCTGCAGTAATCATTTGGAAAGAATCTTTAAGAGGAATAGAGGATTCATAAATAATACCTTTATTGAATGACTGTTCCACCATTGGCCTGCAAGTGGCAGCGTGCTGTGACAAAGAGCATGATGAAAGCAGGGTTTATTCTGAATGGCAGGGCAATTCTCCTTTGGCAGGGACGGTGGTAGCATAGTCCACTGTCCAAGGCCGGATACATTGTCATCCATGCCAGAGGAGAACCGCACTGTGATTCTCACCCTGAAACACTCCGTAGCAACCACTGATCTATTTATTTGTGGGAGAAAGACCGTTGGTCTGTTTTCAGTTGCGTGTTGCTCTTCCTGTAACTCTTTCAAATATTTTGCTTGCTATGCACTGTATCTTACTATGAAATATATATAGGGCAGAAACGAACAAGAAAATGTGGATATGCTGCTGGATATGCTTCCAGATCAGGACAGTGCTTTCAAGAGGTATTCCTCTAGCTCTACCTTTCCCATTTACCTCTCTTTTTGAGTCAGAACCGTTGGACCATAGAAAGAGGATGGATGACCCCTGTGCTCCTGGCGTCTCTTGCAAATTTGAGGCCAACCTATGTCTAGAACTCTCGGTACATGAGTATGATCCGTCTTATTGTCGATTCTAGTAAATTTGCTATCATGAGCTATTATAATTTGTAGGACATCTATTGTAAACTAGTTACTGAAAACAGATACTTGGAGCTACCATAAGTTCTGATTGGCGCTGATGCAAATTGTTTGCTATTGACAATTCGAAACAAGTATGGTGTACAAAATTTGAGCTCGAAAAAGTGGCACAGCAGCAACCAGAAAGGATTTTCCGTGAAGAAAAACGAGCGGCATAATTTCACATTGAAACTTGATATTTATGTATATTGAGACTAACTGACTGCTGTATGTAGATGCTGAAAACGAAAATTATTCTAGCAGGTGACACCACACCACATTAGCATGGTTAAATAGATTCTGCCAACGATTTTAATTTTATGCCTGATAAATGAAATCTTATTATTGTTTGTTACCCTGAAAGATTCTTGTAAGTACAATAGGAACTTCTATTCTATACCTAGAGCATTTGAAAATACAGCGAGAATGgtaaattgattttttttttctgggTACTCTTCTTTCATATTTTTCTCCGGTTTGTGGCCGTTTAGACTAGCCTTTACTCGTTGCTCCAGTTTCCAATGTTCTGAAACCCATCACAGGTGCTTGGACTATCGGCCATTGCTGTATCAAACTTCTTGCTACATTTTTTTTGACGAAAACTTCTGTTTATATCTCTATTTTGTGCAAACTTTTATTCCACGTCCTTTTGCCTTAAACCTGTTCTCCAAGTCGACCGTGTGAgcagaaaccttttaatcacatttaTCTGATGGGCCACTGTTATGTTTTTCCATGTTTTTGTTCTAACTTAGATAAAACAGGTGGTGGCGGTAACTGTTAGTTACTGGCAGTACTGGTAGTATTGGTGGAAGTATCATCTTGATAATATtagattttaaattttgaattcaaaattctAGCAAAGTGTTGTTAAGGGCTGTGTGCAAGATAATGAAATTATTGATGCTACGCTAACAACTTTATATTTCCTTAAATTAAGCAACAACGTGAACTTCTGGTCTTAGCACTCAACAATCATAGAATTATATCCTGTTGAGCTGAGTAGCTAGTATCTCTTATCTATACAATATCATCACTAGAAATTTGTGTCAAATGGGAATATCATTTCGTTATTCACCAGTTACCATGTCAGTTCCTTCCGATTACCTGGTATCCGTTATTTTTGTTCACCGTGTTTGGTCCATTTTAAATGGATGCCATCCTGTAACCAGTACATGGCAGTTTCTGGCATTTCTCAATTTTCTGTTCTCCCTTGAGTAGAAACCGGTGGCATCACTGCCACTTTGTTAGTGATTTTTGTCAAAATACTACCTTGCACTAGTTAGCTGGAAAGGCTCGCAAGCTAAGACAATTGCACCATCTTCTCCGTATTCATGCATCTACTTCCCTAATTACTTATATACACATTCAAAGGTCCACAAGCAGATCGTGCCCTTTTTCATGTGATGGATGACAGGTTATATTGTTCTTTTGGTTCGGAACATTCCTATGGATCTTCCCATTATGTGCTGTCAGAAGCTGTCTGATCTGTTGAAGAATTTAGTAAGTATCTGATTCTCCTGGATAAAGCTGAGCTTTACAGAAAGGACGCACCAGCTGCTGCTGGGGTGTCGAAAAGCCGCATCACAATTTATCATCTGATCTTAGATTGACACGATCATTAACATGCCGTTCTCAGATCTTTGTCTTTTATTATAGCAAAAAGATGCTACATGTTACCATTATTTATTGTTACTTGTTAAGGCTTTAGCTAGAGTCCACGTCTTTGTTACAGAACATTGCAGAGAAGACAAAGAAAATGGCGCAGCAGATACATTGCATTTTACGAAGCCTCATTGAAGATCTTTTTTGCAGTAACAGAGTAGAGAAACAATCAATTCTTTAAACCAAAGCGAGATAATAAAAAGCTGTATGCATCAATTGAGATAATGGAAAAAAGACAAGTGCACACCTAGTGCCAGAGACTGCAGACAGATGCCACGGTGGTTACAAGTTGTTCAAGAACACATGCCGCCTTGACAAATTAGCATGATCTTCATTATATTTTGAAGGTACATGAAAAACATAGTGTTAAATATTTTCATATCATCTTTTGGTGTATTAGACTAGGACCAAAGTTAAACAAGTGGGTGCATCAGTTTTGAAGTTACATGACAAATATAATGTTAATATTTTTCGTAAGATCCAAATATCTTTTGGTGTATTAGACCATGATCATGTTAAACAAGTTTGACTACTGAATTTTAAAGAGCCATACTTCCTTTTTCTAACGAAACCAGGAGGGACTAATTTTCACGCCTATTGCTCAAAGACTTGGTCATGTAGAGTAGTACCCTTTTTTTTAGTGAAACCTGAAGAGAGTAATTTTTATGCCTACTACTGAAATAATGTGTGCTAGAAAATGCGCAAGATATGCCACAAACACAGGCCTGGAAAAGTGGAAAATGCTCTTTGGCATCCATCTTCAAGCAAGGCAGAGATGCATGAGCGGATATGCTGATGCCAGCTTCAGCACCAAACTGGCATTGTGGGAAGCATATAAATACCTTATTGTTGGACCTAGGAATGCACCAAGCCAAGCCATTCCATCAGGTAAGCCTCGAAACAAAAACGCAAATACAGTGTGTGTGCATGCGAGTTGTAGATTACCGGGCCATATCTCCTTGGGCAGACCGTCATTGGGCTTCTTCACTTGGTTCTAGCCAGGTTGTTCTGCCAAAGGAGATTTGCCCAGCAATCCACATTTTGCGATCTGTCAGAACTTGTTGATGTAGCCCATGAACAAGTTCTTCTGAAAATGCAGCATCATAGAGATTTACCCATCTTATTTTTATGCCTATTCCTAAATCAAGCTATCCGGTTCTCTCTTTTCTGCACATtaacatattttagattataagattCGTTACGGATCATGATGCATTGATGCCGAAGATTAGATCACTGTTATGATTGTGCAAAAGAATAGGTCTGCATAGATGTCCAAGAAGAGAACAACGGAGCTGTTCGACCAAAACAACCACTTTTTTTCCAACCGGGCTTCCACCCCTTTCCATTGCAAAAACGGAAAGAACAAGTTCAGTTATGTTACAACAGAGAGGGGGTAGGAAGAAGGGAAGCGAGTTGGGGCAGTGCCAAGGAAACCCACTGTGGATACTCGACATCGAGGTGTCCACTATGGGGCGAAAACCTGACACCACTTATAACAGGTTCTAGACAAACAGGATCATACCACACAAACTAAGGGGACATCGGAAAACAAAACAACAAAGGAAGCAGTAGTTTTCAACAGCAAAAGTCTGATAACATCTTCAGCTCTCAGCAAACTCGGGTCGACCTAAACTAGACCCATGCCCATCACCCTTATCGGGCACACCTGTGACCCACGACCCTACCCATGGGTAAGGAACGAGACCCATGCCCAAACCTATCGGGCAACCCATCGGGTACAAAAATTGGAGAGTTTGACGCAACCAAATATCTAGAACACATCGGCACATTGTTGGGATGCCAGGACAAAGAGTGGTGTATTCCCGTTCATGGCTTTGTGACTGAAAGTAGTACTAATATGCACATGTTTGGTGTCTAGATAAAAGAGCTTTGTGTGCAAATGATGTATATTGTCTACATGTATAATGTATGTGTATCATAGCTTAACGTACCATATAAAATTATGCAATTATTTTAATTAGTAATATTAATCGGGTGACCCATCGGGCAACCCGTGGGCATAGACTGATACCCATGCCCGACCCACGACTAATCGGGTTGCCCATGGGTTATTTCCGTGGGCGAACATCGggacccataccctacccatttgGGTCGGGTGCCCATGGGCGGACGTACCCATGGGTCGAATTGCCGGCTTGAGGTAAGAGTGTCGTTCAGGCTCCCTTGATCAACAGCAGCTGCATCTGGTTTGGCGAAGCTGTTGCACGCCTTGAGTAGACTGTTGCTGTCGCCTGAGCCATCTTCTCCGCGCCTTCGATCAGGTAGTTCTTGTCCTCCTCTTTTTGCAAACCTGTCCAGTAAACAATCAAAGCCACCGCAAAGTATGAAATTTCACCAGGTGATCTCAGGACATGTTTATCAAACGTGATCTTATTCCTCACATTCCAGATCGCCCAACACACAGCTGCTATGATGATCGTATAGAATCTCTCAAAGCCAGGAGAATAAGTATGAAGCCAAGCCATTGCTTGCCAAAAGGAAGTAGGAATACATCTCACCCCCATGACCGAAGCCAAACCCCCCCAAACCACTCTCGAAGTGTTACAGGTAAAAAAGATGTGATCATTCGACTCGACTTGCCTACACAAGGAACAAGTTGGTGATCCGGGCCAATTCCTTCTTTTCATATTCTCTCGAGTGAGGATAGCATCTTGGCAAAGctgccacatgaaaatcttaattttcAGTGGCATTTTAGCTTTCGAGATCCACTTGTTATTACATCCGGCCAGGGGTTTTTCCAAGAGAGTGTACACTGATCTGGTAGAGAAAACAGCATTCTTGTTCAAAGACCAAGCaattttatcatcatcatcacaggGGGGAACCGAAACCAAGATGTTTAAGATATAATGCCAATGATCAATTAACTCACCTCTCAAACGTCTGCGAAAAGGGATTTCAAAGTTTGCTTCCCTGCAGCTTTTAATGGTACAGTCTTGCATCTGACATAGATTAAAAAGAACATGAAACTTATCACAAAAAGGTTGCTCGCCCATGATAGGATCTTTCCAAAGCCTGGCAATGTTTCCATTTTTCAACCTTACTTCCCTTCCAGCCAAGTAAGTATCTTTTACTTTCAAAATTGATTTCCAACATGGGGAATCATTGAACCTAGAAGTGACCGTAGCCACAGTTTTGTTCCTAAGATATTTTGCCTTAACAATTTTCTGCCATAAACCATCCAGGGTGTCtagtttccaccaccacttgcATAAAAGGCTTATATTTTGTTTCCTTAGATTTTTGACACCTAGACCACCTTTCTTTTTTGAACAACAAACTCTAGTCCATTTGACCATATAGTATCCTTTTCTCTGCTTTTTTCCATGCCAAAAGAAACGTCGTCTATGTTTATCTAACCTTTCTATGAAGGTTTTATTTAACAAGAACATGCTCATAATGTAAGAAGGGAGATTGGATAGACACGCATCCACTAAAGTCAATCTTCTTCCAGAGGAAGAGGCTCCACCAATCCAAGCATCGAGCTTTTTAATGAATTTGCTTTCCACAAAATCTAAATCAGAATTTTTTAGACATCGGAAAGAAACCGGGACGCCCAAATATTTCATGGGTAAGTTTCCAATTTGGCATCCAAACATGTCAGCATAGAAACTAGCTATATCATTGTCTCCTCCAATAAGGAAGATCTCGCTTTTCTGATAGTTTATCTTTAACCCCGACATTAACTCGAAAAGGTATAGCAGGAGTTtcaggttgatggctttgttctTATCATGCGTGAGACAAAGAACCGTGTCGTCAGCGTACTGCATAATCGCTACACCTTTATCAACAAGGTCAGGTGCCAAACCAGTAAGAAGACCATTTTCCTGAGCCTCAAGGACCATTTTGGTAAGgcctttctattttcgtgccctcaggtccttagttgtactcagttttccccagctccttagtttttcctcagttttccccaagcccttgtttgaaacccgcagaagcagctcagacggcaggattcccgtttagttgaccgttctgtcacgtgtggggccgcgtcgtgtgggcccgcgtcgcgtggggctggtagaaagggaccgcgtgggacatgacgagaagcgtttggttgcacgtgagcaggagctgggttctgtctctctcggccccaaattggcattattaagtgcacctttttcccctctttctctctgtccttttcaccaaattagtataaaatctagagaagcttgcatttctgactttcttcaattatttgtgccttttggccctcgttgtttgcccaatatggaagcaaatctagtactccctctggtccatatgtatgtagttaaatctagaagcaaatctccaggataatgtacgataaattcacagtcaaagtaaatcaagaaaactaagtacgaccaacaaaatatagtagactagggatagataatccctagataatatggatagataataagctgcatacacagcagccaacatagtaacaggttattcacagcaccatcatactaacataacaacaagggatccctagctaacaacaaagggatcccaacaacaaactaggaggcagcagcggcaagcacacgtccgggactccgcctaccccatccggctctgcctccacttgttgctcttgctccccttgggagccttgggcttgagcggaggcatgcgcccggcggagatctccacccgctgcaagctgcggaggtgcatgccgagcgcccgtgcttggcgcggaaggagtggacgttcaccgtcgtgccgaccttggggaaggtggtgctgatgttctcagcatgcgtgacgaggcagttgaagtccgtggcaccgagtctcctggtgcagaaggggcacctgtagacctccttggcgaagtaggagatgtactggccgacctgcagcctccgcagcacctggcgagtcttgacgtcctcctcctcttcgtcgctgccagacatctgatccatatcaaacagaaactagtgaatgagttgcaacgatgactaacgtacatgataacaaagttaagaaaaacagagtcagcctcagttagagtggacatgattatatatctacagggaaggtgtaagcgaactaaagctcatgcacaacagatttgtacacagcaatggttcgctgaaccctccctgtaaaaatttgtgcccaaccattcatcataggcaaagaaacatattctagatctgaactagatctgaacttgaacacattcgagattatttgcaaaattaaacggttgatatcttttgattagtgcataaattaactgattgagatcccatgattacttgcataaattaactgattgagatccaatattacttgcataaattaaccgaacagccgaaccccaaatcttaaacgaaatcaagaagtgatcaaaacaaaatggaataaaatcggcgcaaatattagcccaatactcatccatctacagatccatctacaccagcaaaaatagggttcaaaaaggaatggggaacaaaaaaggaagcaaaccgtagttacctcgttccatgggtcctccagggaggtgtcgtaggggttcgggggcgggacatacgacacggggtcgtaggggtcccatcccgccgggatctgactgccaccggcggcagcagcctccgatgcaccggcgacggcggcggcggcgacgtccgtagaggggacggcgccgaagatggaggcgtcgcgcttcgagcctacctcgacgatgggattgacattctccttgtccatctctccggtggaggaagaggaagagggagagggttttttgctttggagaagatgatgggacgtgagagagttggcgatgcgtgagcgagtgagagtgacagagagagtgcgaggaggcgtctataaaggcgaggggtggttaatgcgacccgcgtcctacgcgtgcacaggtgcacgtctgcacgtcttggacttctgcaacgcgacacgcgtccacgattgcacgtctagacttctccaccgcgacccgcgtctacgcgtcaacaattgcacgtgtcctcgagtctaaccctggaaatttagatatactcaggtataccctcgagtcttatactagcattttttgtgtgctcaattttcccctcgagtgctaatactggctagtgcaatatactcagttttaccctcaagtggctggtcaacggagagtcaacaaatgggattaactagttaaatgagtcatttaatgtgcaaaaaaatccgaaaaagagtggcacttactc contains the following coding sequences:
- the LOC124683605 gene encoding signal recognition particle receptor subunit alpha homolog, which codes for MLEELLIFTRGGLILWSLAGGAAALKGSPVDALVRSFLLDGRSCGPGAAAGFAHGPHALRWAFNNALGLVFVAVYRKVLHLLYVDDLLAAVAAEFARIYRPRRASYHGFGERFRQLHLEAEARASRPSSVPVKPGPAPSDGLLPPHGGGGGGESETAGDESGKDGSDGEQEEHNSVDGSLKVVKGEEEVAPSNNAAFDMSKLQLIFRPHHKIKPNKPAPRDKKPVTTDKRRRIPDNVPSAKDLDFSNPADARGAPAMDQAAVNQGKSGMDQDETTRSSTVKSGWFTSMFRSIPGGNASLEMSDLQPALKALKDRLMTKNVAEEIAEKLCESVAASLVGKQLGSFTRVSSSVQAAMEDALVRILTPRRSIDVLRDVHAAKQRGAPYVIVFVGVNGVGKSTNLAKVAYWLRQHDLSVMLAACDTFRSGAVEQLRTHARRLQIPIFEKGYERDPAVVAKGAIQEAARNKTDVVLVDTAGRMQDNEPLMRALSKLINLNNPDLVLFVGEALVGNDAVDQLTKFSQKLTDLSTAPTARSIDGILLTKFDTIDDKVGAALSMVYVSGAPVMFVGCGQSYTDLKKLNVKSIINTLLE